A portion of the Punica granatum isolate Tunisia-2019 chromosome 7, ASM765513v2, whole genome shotgun sequence genome contains these proteins:
- the LOC116213121 gene encoding uncharacterized protein LOC116213121 isoform X4 has product MVADEAQEVKKDVVQDFGLLKELQDTAGGVSNDRDTSTSDNIPKEADEDLQNHVGGTFDAQVVGDVSSGWKMVLHEETNQYYYWNMLTGETSWEVPEVLAQSAEPSSDSMYVAAAASSHLLSQSESAGEFGAPVDGQIEKHGSGPPIDPPCGADVNQRLEDEMQDSMVYTKCESQMGHWSHLVELGECLLQRLSSLESSISLPRDQEWISKCILEIEIRLSDMKSLSCHGSSLHPFWVYSEGQLRHLESVIDSKVGQLGNSTLNDSKALHDSVAREASGSSTSTEHKFESGHAKQEVLPAPDITQSSPRMDSLSVDTAVHREDVALPCTGSNVYSGEDIDMDVDMEVDDVTSEGHNIMVEKSCEATVAASDNSFKPEEPAEPPSVARDDGSPIPPPPDEEWIPPPPPDSEQIPPPPPDEPEPPYPLPPPTEVGQPLPYADQYSLSYPNSSYEMYGHSGVASNNYYAHAEGQVLVPQGPVSYEYTDSASVMNNVEPVTYYNIQDGTGPLIRVASLGSTQYQIQSGPFSYSALPSDQIGAGHGGLLSHSNVDLSDAHGKTGNGILEVASTSAPMGSATVEAPATTLVRDGVSEPSVSMAAASAAATVTTVTDAKVQSKVLRTKKRTVAVAPSLRSNKKVSSLVDKWKAAKEELEEEEEDEAKSALAMLEKKRQREIEEWHAQQIASGEAKDNANFQPLGGDWRERVKRKRAQANKEAASMTEEPQKENQPPDLRDLSKDLPSGWQAYWDESSKQVYYGNTLTSETTWIRPTK; this is encoded by the exons ATGGTTGCAGATGAAGCTCAGGAAGTTAAAAAGGATGTGGTGCAAGATTTTGGTTTATTGAAAGAATTGCAGGATACAGCTGGAGGTGTCAGTAATGACAGGGATACAAGCACCTCTGATAATATACCTAAAGAAGCAGATGAAGACTTACAAAATCATGTTGGTGGAACTTTTGATGCACAAGTTGTTGGCGATGTAAGTTCTGGCTGGAAGATGGTGTTGCATGAAGAAACCAATCAGTATTATTACTGGAATATGTTGACTGGTGAAACTTCATGGGAAGTACCCGAAGTCTTGGCCCAATCGGCCGAACCTAGCAGTGATTCCATGTATGTTGCTGCGGCTGCAAGTAGTCATTTATTATCTCAAAGTGAGAGCGCTGGTGAATTTGGAGCTCCAGTGGATGGGCAAATTGAAAAACATGGAAGTGGCCCACCCATCGATCCACCTTGTGGTGCGGATGTTAATCAGCGGTTGGAGGATGAAATGCAGGATTCAATGGTCTATACAAAATGTGAATCCCAGATGGGTCACTGGTCTCATCTTGTAGAACTGGGGGAATGTTTGTTACAGAGGTTGAGTTCTCTAGAAAG CAGCATAAGTCTCCCACGTGATCAGGAGTGGATATCGAAGTGTATTTTAGAGATTGAGATTAGACTGTCTGATATGAAGTCCCTATCGTGCCATGGCTCATCCCTGCACCCTTTCTGGGTGTACTCTGAAGGACAGCTTAGACATCTGGAATCTGTTATTGACAGTAAAGTTGGCCAGCTCGGTAACTCCACATTGAATGATAGTAAGGCACTTCATGACTCTGTTGCTAGGGAAGCCAGTGGTTCATCGACAAGTACAGAGCACAAGTTTGAAAGTGGTCATGCCAAACAAGAAGTTCTTCCTGCCCCTGACATTACTCAGTCTTCTCCCAGAATGGACTCATTGTCAGTAGATACTGCAGTTCACCGTGAAGATGTTGCTTTGCCTTGCACTGGATCAAATGTTTATTCTGGAGAAGATATTGACATGGATGTTGATATGGAAGTCGATGATGTGACTTCTGAAGGCCACAATATTATGGTTGAGAAGTCGTGTGAGGCAACTGTTGCTGCTTCGGATAATTCGTTCAAGCCCGAGGAACCTGCAGAGCCCCCAAGTGTAGCCCGAGATGATGGATCTCCTATTCCACCTCCACCGGATGAGGAATGGATTCCTCCACCACCGCCTGATTCAGAACAGATTCCTCCACCTCCACCTGATGAGCCTGAACCCCCTTATCCCCTGCCCCCACCCACAGAAGTGGGTCAACCTCTTCCTTATGCTGACCAATACAGTTTATCCTATCCAAATTCCAGTTACGAGATGTACGGACATTCCGGTGTTGCCAGCAATAACTATTATGCACATGCTGAAGGCCAAGTTCTGGTGCCTCAAGGGCCAGTTTCGTATGAATATACTGATAGTGCCTCTGTAATGAATAATGTGGAGCCTGTAACATATTACAACATTCAGGATGGAACTGGACCTTTGATCAGAGTTGCTTCTTTGGGCTCCACTCAGTATCAGATTCAATCAGGTCCCTTCAGTTACAGTGCTCTCCCTTCAGACCAAATTGGAGCTGGTCATGGCGGTTTGTTATCACATTCAAATGTTGATCTGTCGGATGCCCATGGTAAGACTGGGAATGGAATTTTGGAGGTTGCTTCTACTTCAGCTCCTATGGGTTCAGCTACTGTTGAAGCTCCTGCGACCACTTTGGTGAGAGATGGTGTTTCGGAGCCATCAGTCAGTATGGCTGCTGCTTCTGCGGCTGCTACTGTAACCACTGTGACTGATGCGAAGGTTCAATCCAAAG TTTTGCGCACTAAAAAGCGGACAGTTGCTGTTGCCCCATCCTTAAGGTCCAATAAGAAAGTTTCAAGTCTTGTGGATAAG TGGAAAGCAGCTAAAGAAGAGctagaggaagaagaggaagacgaAGCTAAGAGTGCTCTTGCAATGTTAGAGAAGAAGCGACAAAGAGAAATAGAG GAGTGGCATGCTCAGCAAATCGCCAGTGGAGAGGCCAAAGACAATGCGAATTTTCAACCTCTGGGTGGTGATTG GCGTGAACGGGTGAAGCGTAAGAGGGCTCAAGCAAACAAAGAAGCTGCATCTATGACTGAAGAACCACAAAAGGAAAATCAACCTCCTGATTTGCGGGACCTCTCCAAGGATCTTCCTTCGGGGTGGCAG GCGTACTGGGACGAATCTTCTAAGCAGGTATATTACGGGAACACTCTCACATCAGAGACCACCTGGATCAGACCGACGAAATGA